AGTCACCACAACGGTGAACCCGTCGCGGCCGTGCAAGTTGTTCTAAGGCGGGCCCTGCGGGCGCTGACGCCTCACACCAGCGCGATCTCGTGGTGGAGCGGCCGGTCGTCGAGCGGCCGGCCGGTGCGCTCGCCGGTCAGGGTGGCCTCACACGCCCAGACGTCGGTGGGCTGGGCGAGCAGGCCGCGGCAGGCGGAGGTGAGCGGGTCCGTCACGTCCAGCCCGACGGTGAAGAACGAGTACCCGTGGCCGCGCAGCTCGTTGTAGCCGGTGACGAGCAGGGCCCGCAGCACGTCGGGGGAACCGGGCGGGACGCAGACGTGCACGGCGGTGAGGGTGCGCAGCCGATCCCCGGCGGGCGGCAGCCGGGTGGCGCCCACCAGCGGCGCCAGCGCGTTGAAGCCGGCCCGGAAGGCGGCCAGCCGACGCGAGTACGAGGTCACCCGCAGCTGCTTGAACGACTCCTGGTCCCACAGGGCGAGGAAGCCGGCCAGCCGCCCGTCCGGGCGGCGGGCCAGCAGGTAGCACGACAGGTCGAGCCCCGGGGCGGCGCCCACCCAGGCCGCCAGGGAGGCGGCGTCGTGGACGGCGGTGAACTGGCGCTCGGGTGCGACGCGCTGCCACAGCGCCGCCATCTCCTCGACGTCGGCCCCGCCGGCCCGGGTCACCCGCACGTCGGTGCTCGGCGGGCGGCGGCGCCACAGGAGGCTCACCGACCAGGAGCGCACGGTGGCGAAGCGGTGGAGGTGGGGCAGGCCCCGCACGCCCGCCAGGCGCCGCTGCATCGAGCGGTTGCCGGCCAGGATCGTGACGAGCGTCGGCACCCCGTCCCCGCCGCGCGCCCGGCAGCGGTCGCGCGCCCACTCGCTCAAGGCGTCGGCGACGCCCGTTCCCCGGTGCCCGGGGAGCACCTTGAGGTCGCCCACGTACATGGTGGTCGCCGGCGCCCCGTGCAGGTGCGCCCGCCGCTCGGCCACCGCGATGCAGCCCACCGGTGAGCCCGCCGGGCCGTCGACCACCCCCACCTCGAAGTCCTCGCCCTCGAGCCGGTTGAGGGCGAAGAAGTCGGGCGACCGGTCCACGCACAACCCCACGTCGCCCTCCATGGGGCAGGCCGAGCTCAGGGCGAGCAGGGCGGCGTTGTCGCCCTCGGTGGCCGGGCGGACGCCGCCCGCCGCGTCAGCCACCGCTCTCGGCGATGCGGCACACGGCGACCCGCCGCTGGAACCCGCTGCGGTCGCCGGCGACCAGGGCCTCGCCCCTCGCCCGGTCCTCGACCACCACGCCCGCCCACCGCTCCGGCACCTCCGTCCACCCCACGAAGTTGCGGATCACCAGTCGGGCGCCGGGCACGGCGGTGCGCACGATCTCGGCGAACAGCTCGTCGACCTGGGACGCGTCCAGCCACTCGCAGATGTTGGACAGGGCGAAAGCGTCGATCGTGGCATCCCCGCAGGTGGCCAGGTACGCGCCGTAGGAGCCGTCGACCAGGTCGAGGCGGCCCAGCCCGTTCGAGACGGAAGCCGCGCCGTCCGGCTGCAGGTAGGGCGGCAGCCCCCCCGGGTGCTCCGGGTAGGCGCCGGTGAGCATGTGGTGGACGAAGTAGTTGTCGGCCACCGGCACCTCGGTGAGGACGTGCTCGATGAGCCCGTGGAAGTGCCGGGCGAAGCTCGGGTTCTCGACGTGCC
The DNA window shown above is from Acidimicrobiales bacterium and carries:
- a CDS encoding GNAT family N-acetyltransferase; this encodes MADAAGGVRPATEGDNAALLALSSACPMEGDVGLCVDRSPDFFALNRLEGEDFEVGVVDGPAGSPVGCIAVAERRAHLHGAPATTMYVGDLKVLPGHRGTGVADALSEWARDRCRARGGDGVPTLVTILAGNRSMQRRLAGVRGLPHLHRFATVRSWSVSLLWRRRPPSTDVRVTRAGGADVEEMAALWQRVAPERQFTAVHDAASLAAWVGAAPGLDLSCYLLARRPDGRLAGFLALWDQESFKQLRVTSYSRRLAAFRAGFNALAPLVGATRLPPAGDRLRTLTAVHVCVPPGSPDVLRALLVTGYNELRGHGYSFFTVGLDVTDPLTSACRGLLAQPTDVWACEATLTGERTGRPLDDRPLHHEIALV